The genomic segment GGAGAACACTGGGAGTGGGAGCAGGTCAGTTTTACGCTCTGGCGGTGGTCGCAAGCCGGGGATGGAAACCAATCCTCGTGTGTACTGTTGGTCGAAGCGGGCGGTGAGCGCCTGCTATTGACGGGGGATATCGATGTGCCGGCCGAGCAGGCGCTGTTGGCGAGCGATATACCGCTGGGCGTGCGGTGGTTGCTGGTGCCGCATCATGGTAGTCGCAGTTCATCTTCAACCGCGTTTATCGAGGCAGCCGGCGCCGAAGGCGCGCTTGTCTCGCGCAGCCTGCACAACGCCTTCGGTCATCCGCATCCAGATGTGGTGCAGCGTCTGCAGGCATCGGGCACCCCGATTTTCGATACGGCTGAACTAGGCGCTCTGCAGATCCGTCTCGGTCGTTTCGAACCCATTCGAGGATTGCGCGCCGAACGGCGATTCTGGCGGGAAAAATGAGAACCGAGGCCGTCGGCGGCCTGTCGGCCCTATGCTAGAGTGGCGCCACTTTTTCGTGGGGGATTCATCTCGTGTGGGAGCTGGTTAAAGCGGGCGGCTGGATAATGCTGCCAATCATCCTGTGTTCCGTCGCGGCTGCCGGCATCGTCGCCGAACGGCTGTGGACGCTCCGGCCTAGCCGTGTGACTCCGCCGCATCTGCTTGGTCAGGTATGGAAATGGATCAAGGACAAGAAACTCAGCAACCAGAAACTCAAGGAGCTGCGCGCGGATTCGCCACTCGGCGAGATCCTGGCTGCGGGCCTAGCCAATTCCAAGCACGGCCGGGAGATTATGAAAGAGTGTATCGAGGAGGCTGCGGCGCGTGTCGTTCATGACCTTGAGCGCTACCTCAATGCGTTGGGCACCATTGCCGGCATCGCACCGTTGCTCGGCCTGCTCGGCACTGTGCTCGGGATGATCGAAATCTTCAGCGCCTTCATGGGTTCCGGCATGGCCAACGCACCCTTGCTCGCCGCGGGTATCTCCAAAGCGTTGATCACCACGGCAGCTGGTCTGATGGTTGGCATCCCGGCCTTGTTTTTCCACCGTTTCCTGCTGCGCCGTGTCGAAGAGCTGGTGGTCGGAATGGAGCAGGAGGCAATCAAGCTGGTCGAGGTCGTACAGGGTGACCGTGACGTCGATCTGGGTGAGGGCAAGGCGTGAAGTTTCGACGCAAAGCGCGAGAAAACGTCGACATCGGCTTGGCCCCGCTGATCGATGTGGTGTTCATCTTGTTGCTGTTCTTTGTGGTGACCACAACTTTTACCCGCGAAACACAGCTCAAGGTGGATTTGCCTGAAGCGGCCAGCGGTACACCGCCCCAGGATGTCGAGAAAAAGCAGCTGGAAGTAGTCATCGATGTCGATGGCAGCTTTACCCTGAACGGCAAGACGTTGATCAAGCATGACCTGAGCACATTGATGGCCGCGCTCAGTAAAGAGTCTGGCGGGGATACCGGCCTGCCGATGATCATCAGTGCCGATGGCAAAACCCCGCATCAGGCTGTCATTACCGCCATGGATGCGGCTGGAAAACTGGGTTTTGCGCATCTTCGTATCACCACCGTCGAGGCCCAGCCGGAGCCCTGATGTCCTTTTCCCATCGTCTGCAGCGCGCCTGGTACGAAGGGCATCCAGCCCTGGCTTTACTCGCGCCACTGGAGGCACTCTACCGGCGTGTGGTAATTGCCAAACGAAAGAAATTCGTCAGCGGAGCGACCGATCGTTACCGTGCTCCGGTGCCTGTGGTGGTGGTGGGTAATATCACCGTTGGCGGGACCGGTAAGACTCCGCTGATTCTCTGGCTCATCGAACATTGCCGCCGTCGCGGCCTGAAAGTCGGCGTGATCAGCCGTGGCTACGGCGCCACGCCACCGTCGCACCCCTGGCGAGTGATGCCCGACCAATTGGCGACTGAAGCGGGCGACGAGCCGCTGTTGATCGCGCAGCGAACGGGCGTACCGGTCATGATCGATCCGGATCGATCCCGGGCCGCTCGCGAGCTGCTCAAGTGCGAGCCACTCGATCTCATTCTTTCCGACGACGGTTTGCAGCATTACCGACTGGCTCGCGACCTCGAACTGGTACTGATCGATGCTGCGCGCGGTCTGGGCAATCGTCGTTGCCTGCCCGCGGGCCCGCTGCGTGAGCCGATCGAGCGGTTGGAATCGGTTGACGCGGTGCTTTTCAACGGGGCGCCGACCGACAGCTCGTCCGGTTTCGCCTTTGCCTTGCAGCCATCACGGTTGATCGAGCTGATCAGTGAGCAGGCCTGGACGCTTGACCATTTCCCGCCAGGCCAGGCTCTGCACGCCGTTGCCGGGATCGGCAATCCACAGCGTTTCTTCACCACGCTCGAGGCGCTACACTGGCGGCCGATTCCGCACCCCTTCGCCGATCACGCCCGCTATAGCCTGGAGCAGCTGAGTTTCAGCCCCGAGCTACCCTTGGTGATGACTGAGAAGGATGCGGTCAAATGCCGGGCATTCGCGCTGCCGGGCTGGTGTTATCTGCAGGTGCAGGCCGAGCCATCGGCGGCGTTCGTGACCTGGTTCGATGCCCAGCTAGACCGATTGCTGCCCGAACATCCCTAAGCCGCTCGATCTGCCAGGTGCGGTCGGCTGCATCCAAGGACTGCGCATGGATACCAAACTGCTCGACATTCTCGCCTGCCCGCTCTGCAAGGGCCCGCTGAAGCTCACCGATGACAAGTCCGAACTGATCTGCAAAGCCGATGGCATGGCCTTCCCGGTGCGGGACGGCATTCCCGTAATGCTGGAAAGTGAAGCCCGCACCCTGGAAGTGGACGAGCGCCTGGACAAATGAGCAGCCCTTACACCGTTGTTATTCCGGCGCGTTATGCATCCAGCCGCCTGCCTGGCAAGCCGCTGCAGGACATCGCGGGCAAGCCGATGATTCGTCACGTCTGGGAGCAAGCCTGCAAGAGCGGTGCGCAGCGGGTGGTGGTTGCTACCGATGACCTGCGGATTCTTGAAGCTTGCCAAGCCTTCGGCGCGGAAGTGTTGTTAACGCGTGTCGATCACAACTCAGGTACTGATCGCCTCGCCGAAGTAGCTGGCAAACTGGGCCTTGCGGCTGATGCGATCGTCGTCAATGTGCAGGGCGATGAGCCGTTGATTCCTCCTTCGGTGATCGATCAGGTCGCGCACAATCTCGACGCGCATCCGGAAGCGGCCATATCCACGCTTGCCGAGCCGATCAGCGATCCGCAATTTTTGTTCAATCCCAACGTTGTGAAGGTACTTAGCGATATCAACGGTTTGGCGTTGACCTTCAGTCGTGCGCCGCTGCCATGGGCTCGGGACGAGTTCGCCCGTGACAGGGATGCGCTTCCGGCTGATGTTCCGTACCGCCGGCATATCGGTATCTATGCCTACAGGGCCGGATTCCTGGCTGACTTCGTTGCCTGGGGCCCTTGCTGGTTGGAAAACACCGAATGCCTCGAGCAGTTACGGGCACTTTGGCATGGCAAGCGTATCCACGTCGCTGATGCGGTCGAGGCGCCTCCGGCTGGAGTCGACACCGCCGAAGATCTCGAGCGTGTGCGCAAGCAGCTCAGAGCCTGAGCGTGAACATCCTGTTCGTCTGCATGGGCAACATCTGCCGATCACCCACGGCTGAGGCGGTGTTTCGCAAGTACGTGCAGGACGCCCGGCTGGAAAGTCGCATCTCCGTCGATTCTGCGGGGACGGGTGATTGGCATGTCGGTAAGGGGCCGGATCAGCGCTCTTGCCAAGCGGCCGCCAGGCGAGGCTACAATCTCGGCACGCTACGAGCGCGGCAGGTGGCAGTCGAGGATTTCCAGCGCTTCGATCTGATCCTGGCGATGGATCATGACAATCTGGAGCGGTTGCAGACACTGCGACCGTTGGATTCGCGCGGGGAGCTGGACCTGTTCCTGCGCCGATACAATCTGGGCGAAGACGCTGTGCCCGATCCGTATTTCGGCGGCCAGGACGGTTTCGAGCAGGTGCTCGATCTGATTGAAAAGGCATCTGCAGCGCTGCTCAACGAGGTCAAGGAGCGTCTGTGACTCTTCTCATCGAACAGAACCGCTCGCTCAAAGCATTCAATACGATGGCTGTCGAGGCTCGCGCGGCGCGCTTTGCCGAGGCTCATGACGACCAGGAGGTAACCGAGGCGCTCGCCGAGGCGCGCCGCCTTGGTGTGCCGCTGTGGATACTCGGCGGTGGCAGCAACCTCGTGCTTACCGCAGATGTGGACGCGCTGGTGCTGCGCATGGCCAGCCGGGGCGTGTTGGTGCTTGAGGACGACGGCGAGCGGGTGGTGATCGAGGCGGCGGCAGGAGAGCCATGGCATCCTTTCGTGCTGCACAGCCTGGAGCTCGGTTTGTCCGGCCTGGAAAACCTCAGCCTGATCCCCGGTACCGTTGGCGCTGCACCGATTCAGAACGTTGGTGCATATGGCGTCGAAATCAAAGACGTGTTCGCTGGGCTGACCGCACTGGACCGTGAAACTGGAGGTCTCGTTGAATTCGATCTGCAAGCGTGCCAGTTCGGCTACCGTGACAGCTTGTTCAAGCGCGAGGCCGGGCGCTACATCATTCTGCGGGTGCGCTTTTTGCTGCAGCGAACGGCAAATCTGAAGCTTGAATACGGCCCTCTGCGCCAATGGTTGCAACAGCACGATATCCAATGCCCCACGCCAACGGATGTAAGCCGTGCGGTCTGTGCAATTCGTAGCGAGAAGCTGCCCGACCCCCAAGTGCTGGGCAATGCTGGCAGCTTCTTCAAGAACCCATTGGTCCCTCAGTCGATTGCTGATGCATTGCAGGCGCAATACCCGGATCTGGTGGCGTTTCCACAAGGACAAGCACAGGTCAAGCTTGCCGCTGGGTGGCTGATCGAGCGTGCGGGCTGGAAGGGCTATCGAGACGGCGATGCGGGAGTGCACCGGCTGCAGGCGTTAGTGCTCGTCAACTATGGTCAGGCCACCGGTCGGCAGATCCTGAATTTGGCTCAGCACATACAGGCAGATATTGCCGAGCGCTTTGGTGTGCAACTGGAAATAGAGCCGAACATTATCTAATACGGAGTCCGTTCGGTCGCACTAATCGTTGGTGTGGCGGGCTGCGCGCGTCTGTTGCTTTGGCGATGTATACCGCGTCGCGGATTATCGGCGATGCACCTGTATTTCCCGCAAGTATTGCCCCCCGTACCCGGCTAGACACTGTCTTCCTGGCTCTAGCGATGGGCACCTGTGTCTAGTCCTGAAATAGGTTTACACCTGTTTCACCCAAACGTCCGGTGCATCGCATTGGGCGTTTGATATTTCAAAGACTGGTGCGGACGCTCGCGGTTGTATATTGCTACCGACTCGCTCACCATCTTCTTCGCCTGGGTTAAATCCTGTGGTCTCTTGAGCAAAAGCTCGGTCTTCAATATCCCGTTGACCCGCTCTGCCAGGGCGTTTTGATAACAGTCATAGCCGTCCGTCATCGAGCACCTGATGCCATGTTTGGCATGCAGTGCCTGGTACGTTCCCGAACAGTACTGGCTGCCTCTGTCCGAGTGGTGGATCAGCGGCTGCACGGTTTGGCGCTGACTCACTGCTCGACGCAGCGCCTAAGCTACCGACTCGGCGTGCAGGTTTTCATGGACGTGATAGCCCATGATTCTGCGCGAAAAAGCATCCGTCACAAGGCTCAGATAGGCCACACCTTCTTGGGTGGGCAGATAGGTAATGTCAGCCACCCAGACTTGCTCCGGGCCGCTTGGAACCACCTGATCAGGACCCGCTTTGAGCAGGTTCGGATGCCGCCGAAAGCGATGATGGCTGTCGGTCGTCTTGTGATACGCCCGCTTGCGGGCCACTAATAAACGTCTCTCGCGCAAAATTGAAAACAAACGGTCTCGACCCACTCGCAGCTCATACTGTGGCTGGCAATGCAGCAAATAATGCAGCTTCCGCGTCCCCATGCGGGGTTGCCGCAGGCGCTTTTGCGTAACGAAATCAGCTACTTTCTGATCCA from the Stutzerimonas stutzeri genome contains:
- a CDS encoding ExbD/TolR family protein → MKFRRKARENVDIGLAPLIDVVFILLLFFVVTTTFTRETQLKVDLPEAASGTPPQDVEKKQLEVVIDVDGSFTLNGKTLIKHDLSTLMAALSKESGGDTGLPMIISADGKTPHQAVITAMDAAGKLGFAHLRITTVEAQPEP
- a CDS encoding MotA/TolQ/ExbB proton channel family protein, yielding MWELVKAGGWIMLPIILCSVAAAGIVAERLWTLRPSRVTPPHLLGQVWKWIKDKKLSNQKLKELRADSPLGEILAAGLANSKHGREIMKECIEEAAARVVHDLERYLNALGTIAGIAPLLGLLGTVLGMIEIFSAFMGSGMANAPLLAAGISKALITTAAGLMVGIPALFFHRFLLRRVEELVVGMEQEAIKLVEVVQGDRDVDLGEGKA
- a CDS encoding low molecular weight protein-tyrosine-phosphatase, with product MNILFVCMGNICRSPTAEAVFRKYVQDARLESRISVDSAGTGDWHVGKGPDQRSCQAAARRGYNLGTLRARQVAVEDFQRFDLILAMDHDNLERLQTLRPLDSRGELDLFLRRYNLGEDAVPDPYFGGQDGFEQVLDLIEKASAALLNEVKERL
- a CDS encoding Trm112 family protein, whose amino-acid sequence is MDTKLLDILACPLCKGPLKLTDDKSELICKADGMAFPVRDGIPVMLESEARTLEVDERLDK
- the kdsB gene encoding 3-deoxy-manno-octulosonate cytidylyltransferase, with product MSSPYTVVIPARYASSRLPGKPLQDIAGKPMIRHVWEQACKSGAQRVVVATDDLRILEACQAFGAEVLLTRVDHNSGTDRLAEVAGKLGLAADAIVVNVQGDEPLIPPSVIDQVAHNLDAHPEAAISTLAEPISDPQFLFNPNVVKVLSDINGLALTFSRAPLPWARDEFARDRDALPADVPYRRHIGIYAYRAGFLADFVAWGPCWLENTECLEQLRALWHGKRIHVADAVEAPPAGVDTAEDLERVRKQLRA
- the lpxK gene encoding tetraacyldisaccharide 4'-kinase produces the protein MSFSHRLQRAWYEGHPALALLAPLEALYRRVVIAKRKKFVSGATDRYRAPVPVVVVGNITVGGTGKTPLILWLIEHCRRRGLKVGVISRGYGATPPSHPWRVMPDQLATEAGDEPLLIAQRTGVPVMIDPDRSRAARELLKCEPLDLILSDDGLQHYRLARDLELVLIDAARGLGNRRCLPAGPLREPIERLESVDAVLFNGAPTDSSSGFAFALQPSRLIELISEQAWTLDHFPPGQALHAVAGIGNPQRFFTTLEALHWRPIPHPFADHARYSLEQLSFSPELPLVMTEKDAVKCRAFALPGWCYLQVQAEPSAAFVTWFDAQLDRLLPEHP
- the murB gene encoding UDP-N-acetylmuramate dehydrogenase, producing the protein MTLLIEQNRSLKAFNTMAVEARAARFAEAHDDQEVTEALAEARRLGVPLWILGGGSNLVLTADVDALVLRMASRGVLVLEDDGERVVIEAAAGEPWHPFVLHSLELGLSGLENLSLIPGTVGAAPIQNVGAYGVEIKDVFAGLTALDRETGGLVEFDLQACQFGYRDSLFKREAGRYIILRVRFLLQRTANLKLEYGPLRQWLQQHDIQCPTPTDVSRAVCAIRSEKLPDPQVLGNAGSFFKNPLVPQSIADALQAQYPDLVAFPQGQAQVKLAAGWLIERAGWKGYRDGDAGVHRLQALVLVNYGQATGRQILNLAQHIQADIAERFGVQLEIEPNII